CGGCCCTGACGGCTGAGTTGCGCAAGGTTCACCAATACGTCAGTTTTTGCGGTGTTACGCCATTGCAGTATGCGTTGGCCGACTTTATGGCGGATCACCCTGAGCACGTTGAAGAGTTGCCGGCGTTTTATCAGGCCAAGCGTGACCTGTTTTGTGATTTGCTGAGCCCATCGCGTTTTACCTTCAAACCGGTGGCCGGGACTTATTTTCAATTGGTGGATTACTCCCGAATCCGTCCTGACCTCAATGATGTCGACATGGCCGAATGGCTGACCCGCGAGCATGGCGTGGCGACTATCCCGGTTTCGGTGTTTTACCAGACCCCGCCTCAAGGGCAGCGGCTGGTCCGCCTTTGTTTTGCCAAACGCGAGGAGACGCTGCGTGCAGCAGCAGAAAAACTATGCGTGATCTAAGTGGTGTACCCGATTTAACCGTAGCCTTAGTTCAAACCACGTTGGTCTGGCACGATCGCGAGGCCAATTTTGCGCACTTTGAAGAGTTGCTGGAGCAGGCTCAGGGGGCAGACCTGGTGGTCTTGCCCGAGATGTTCACCACCGGCTTCAGCATGGACTCAAAAACCCTGGCAGAGCCCGAGTACGGTCCTGCCAGCAAGTGGTTGCAGGCGCAGGCCAGAAAGCTCAATGCGGTGATTACCGGCAGCGTGATAGTGCAGGCGGCCGATGGCAGTCACCGTAACCGGCTGTTATGGGCGCGTCCTGATGGCGAAGTGTTGCACTACGACAAGCGCCACTTGTTTCGCATGGCGGGGGAGCACGAACACTTCACCCCTGGTGAGCGCCAGGTGCAGTTCGAAGTCAAAGGCTGGCGCATACGCCCACTGATTTGCTACGACCTGCGCTTCCCGGTGTGGAGCTGCGACCCGCACGACACGGACCTGCTGCTGTATACCGCCAACTGGCCGGGCGCGCGGCGTTTGCACTGGAACCGTCTGTTGCCTGCACGGGCGATTGAGAATTTGTGCTACGTCGTGGCGGTAAACCGGGTGGGGACGGACGGCAAAGGTCTGGTCTATACGGGGGACAGTCACGTCTTCGACTTCCAGGGCGAGTCGCTGCTCAGTGCCGGTGAGGCTGACGGGGTTTTCACCATGAACCTGAGTGCGGCTGAATTGGGGGCTTACCGCGATCGCTTCCCGGCCAATCTGGATGCCGATAACTTCGAGCTGCACTAAACCCTGTAGAGATTCTGCTACCCAGTGGGAGCGAGCCTGCTCGCCAATGATCTTCGCGAGCAGGCTCGCTCCCACGGTTGAAATTTCGCTGTAGCCGATGACGGGCACGAGGCTTTGCTCCTCAGCGGGGACACCTTATTGAGCAACAGAAAAAAGCCCCCAAGGCTCTCACCTTGGGGGCTTTTGTGTTTCTGGTAATCCGCTTACGCGGCTTTCGCCTCGGCTTCGCTCAGGGAGCGGTTCAGGGCGCTGAACAGTGCCTTGAAGCTCGCCGTGGTGATGTTTTCATCAATGCCCACACCATGCACCGCCCGCCCGCCATCGACTCGCAGTTCAATGTAGGCCGCAGCCTTGGCGTTAGTACCAGCACCAATTGCGTGCTCGTTGTAGTCCATGATCTCTGCGCTAACAGGCAGGCCGGCTACCAGTGCTTCCAGCGCGCCGTTGCCCTTGCCGCTCCAGCGCAGGTTGGTTTCGCCGTCGCCCTTGGCCGACACTTCAACTTCGACTGCGCTATGGCCGTTCTCTTCCTGTAAGCGGTGGCTGACCAGCGCGTAAGGCGTATTGGCTTGCAGATACTCGGTGCGCAGCAAGTTGTGAATCTGCTGAGCCGTCATTTCGAGGCCCAGGCGGTCGGTTTCGCGCTGAACAACCTGGCTGAACTCGATCTGCATGCGGCGCGGCAAGCTGATGCCGTATTCCTGCTCCAGCAGGTAAGCAATCCCGCCTTTGCCGGACTGGCTGTTAACCCGGATCACGGCTTCGTAGCTACGGCCGATATCAGCCGGGTCGATCGGCAAGTACGGCACTTCCCACAAGGCGTCCGGCTTTTGCTGGGCGAAACCCTTGCGGATGGCGTCTTGGTGCGAGCCGGAGAACGCGGTGTGTACCAGGTCACCGACATACGGGTGACGTGGGTGAACCGGAATTTGGTTGCACTCCTCGACGACCTTTCGCACGCCGTCGATATCGGAGAAATCAAGCTCAGGGTTCAGGCCCTGGGTGTACATGTTCAGCGCCACAGTCACCAGATCGACGTTGCCGGTGCGTTCGCCGTTGCCGAACAGGCAGCCTTCAACGCGATCAGCGCCGGCCATCAAGCCCAGCTCAGTGGCGGCCACGCCGGTGCCGCGGTCGTTGTGGGTGTGCAGACTGATCAACACGCTGTCCCGGCGATTGATATGGCGACCGAACCATTC
This genomic stretch from Pseudomonas deceptionensis harbors:
- a CDS encoding amidohydrolase → MRDLSGVPDLTVALVQTTLVWHDREANFAHFEELLEQAQGADLVVLPEMFTTGFSMDSKTLAEPEYGPASKWLQAQARKLNAVITGSVIVQAADGSHRNRLLWARPDGEVLHYDKRHLFRMAGEHEHFTPGERQVQFEVKGWRIRPLICYDLRFPVWSCDPHDTDLLLYTANWPGARRLHWNRLLPARAIENLCYVVAVNRVGTDGKGLVYTGDSHVFDFQGESLLSAGEADGVFTMNLSAAELGAYRDRFPANLDADNFELH
- the leuA gene encoding 2-isopropylmalate synthase — protein: MTMLKDPSSKYRAFPVIDLPDRTWPSKTITSAPIWCSSDLRDGNQSLIEPMDAVKKLRFWKTLVSVGVKEIEASFPAASQTDFDFVRTLIEDGHIPDDTTIQVLTQGREDLIARTFESLRGAKKAIVHLYNATSPSFRRIVFNQDKDGVKEIAVSAAKLFVKYAAQQPETQWTFEYSPETFSATELEFAKEVCDAVIEVWNPTPEHKMILNLPATVECATPNIYADQIEWFGRHINRRDSVLISLHTHNDRGTGVAATELGLMAGADRVEGCLFGNGERTGNVDLVTVALNMYTQGLNPELDFSDIDGVRKVVEECNQIPVHPRHPYVGDLVHTAFSGSHQDAIRKGFAQQKPDALWEVPYLPIDPADIGRSYEAVIRVNSQSGKGGIAYLLEQEYGISLPRRMQIEFSQVVQRETDRLGLEMTAQQIHNLLRTEYLQANTPYALVSHRLQEENGHSAVEVEVSAKGDGETNLRWSGKGNGALEALVAGLPVSAEIMDYNEHAIGAGTNAKAAAYIELRVDGGRAVHGVGIDENITTASFKALFSALNRSLSEAEAKAA